Within the Leptospira stimsonii genome, the region CGAACTTTGTAATCGGGGGTTTACATTCAGTTCGTTTTCGAAAACCTTAGACAGACCTCCGATGTTCATCGGGTAATAGTAGTGATAACCTTGCAGATAATCCGCGCCGGTATCGATTGCGATTTTTTCATAGTCCTGATTTTCAATACCTTCTAAGATCACTTTTTTTCCCATCGTATGAATGATTCCCACGATCGAAGTTAAAATCTTTGTCTTCGCGGGGTCGCGTAACGCACCAAAGACTAAATTCTTATCGATCTTAACGATATCTGATGGAATTTGCTCGAGTCTTGAGAAGTTGGAATGACCTTTACCGAAATCGTCGATGGCAATCTGAAATCCTTCGAGGTGGAGAGTCTGAGCCTGTTCCTTCAATCGATCGATCGCGTAACTATCATCGGTATCGATCGATGTCTCCGTGATTTCCACGAGAATTTTATCCGGAGTCGTCTCATGTCTTCTTACCAATTTCAAAAGTTGTTCGGTGATGTCTTTCTGATTGATCTGTATCGGAGAAACGTTGATCGTCAGTTTACAATCGGGATCGATGCCTGAGATTTTTTTGAGAATGGCGATTTCGCTGATCGCATTCTTCATCACCCATTCACCGATGGTAAGAATGAGGCCCGAAGATTCCGCGATTGGAATGAAGATCTCGGGACTTATATTTCCGTTTACGGAGTGAACCCATCTCGTAAGTGTTTCCAAGAATTCAATTTTTTTAGATTTAGAATTCAGAATAGGCTGATACTTGAGTATCAATTCTTCGTTAAAGATCGAGTTCTTGAGAGAGGAATAGAGTTGAATCGCCTTTTGTCTTTCAATCTCTTCTTCTTGCTCTCCGAGGATATAATGACTGAACGGATATTTGGCGGCTTTTTTAAGAGATTCCGTGAGCTTTGATCTTATTTTTTTAAAGGATTCTTTTTGGTCCTTCATGAGATACGCCCCGATCGAAATCTTAAAAAACAATTCCGTTTCATTATGAGAAAGCGGATAATCCATAATCGATATGATCTGCTTCGAAAGAGCGGAAAGATTGAATCTTTCGTTTTCGACGGGGATGATTACCAAAATTTTATTTTGAGAATATCGTATGATCTTTGTATTTCCGTTTGTGAGCGTAAAAATTTCCGTTGATAGATCCATAAAGACCTGTTCGAAAGATTCAATCTCCGGTTCGGGAATTCCTTTTACGGAAACGAATTGAATTTCGATTAAGAAGAATGCGGAACGGGATTTGCCCAAGAACGTTTTGAATTCGGCTTTGTGCGCATTGATTCTTTGTTTGATTGTGATTAATTTTACTTTAGAGTTCGGTACTGCGGGTATCTTTGTAAGCTCGAAAGTGATTTCTTCTTTTTTATGATGTACGAGCGAATACAAATGATATGTCTGTTCGCTTTCACTAACGATTTCCATAAAGAGTTCGAAGGTTGTTGCGTTGTTCTTGTTTTGATGTGAAAATTGAGAAATCGATTCCACGATATTAAGTAGCTTTGCTTTTAGATCGGGAAAGGCTATTAACTCCTCTTCGATACTCGGATCCAGTTCGATATACTCTCCTTTGAAACTGCATCGTATTTTTCCGGATAAGTTGGCCGCTGATTCTCTTTCGCTTTTTAAAAAATTCATTCCCTTGGCACCCAGAGTTTTATATCACACTTTTGCGCAGAATGAACCTTGTTCAATAATTTACATCCATTAAACGATCTTCGTTCCTTTCTAAAAATAGCTTATGATAATTTAAAAACTTTCTCATTGAATTTTTCATTCCTCGTAGGTTGCTTCGGGGTCGAATCCGGAATCGTTATTCAAGATTTGATTTCACCGAATATTCAAAAAATCCGTTTTTATAGAAAGCTGGTTATTTCTGAAAAAGGATGTCGTATTAGCAATTTTTGTAAAAGGGAAGTGTCACTCATCTCTCTTAAAGCAGGTAGCTGACAATCCGACCGGGACCCATCGACTGGATCCTTGGACCGTTCTTTTCGCTCGCAGACGTGAACTCTAACGGGCCGGACGGCTGATCCCTCATTTTACAAAAGAAAGACGGCAAAATAACGATTTGAACAAGAATTCTCCAGCTAAGATTTTTCGGATTCGGAAGAAAGATAGAAAAGGATATTTGGTTTTGAATCTTGGGGTAGGAGTTTCGGATCTTATCGTTTCGGGCGGTTGGGGGGCGAGAAGGAATGCCGTCGTGGCGAACTTTCACGCGAACAACGAAGCGCAAATCCGCGCGGTCGCTTATCAAAACGATCGGCACCATAGAAGAAAGTCATTTTACGAATCATTGCAATATTTCCGGTTTCGAATCACATTGAATTTCGCTCTCTGGAGAAACGTTCCTGAAACTTCGATTCCCTAACGCATTCCCTGATTGTTTTTTGCTTCCGATGAAACGAAGGCACGTTTTACAAAAATACTTTTAAAAAAAAGTGGATTTCTCGGGGAGTTTTGGACAAGCTTCAAAGACTTACGTTTCTGAGAACGGCTCCAATCCGATTCGTAATGGAAACCGACCACGCGAATATGAAACTTCTTTGATTCGATGGAAAAGGTTTTAAAATGAAGGTAATCGGTGACTCGATCTAGTAATCATTCTTTTGAATCGCAAAAAAAACTTCTGAAAGCCTTTCGCGGTTTTCGCGCAAAAACCTCTTCACATTTTCCCAGCGGAAAGGATACAAAAACCGAGGAATCGATCGGAAAATCCCTTCGATCGATCCATTGGACGTACGAAACCCCATCGCTCGGAATCGTGCCGGAAGGATCGTTGTGTCTGGTTCTCGCCGGAAAAATAGAGGAAAGACTTCTCAACACCGAAGAACGCAGTCTGATTCTTCGTGACTTATTTCCCGGAGATTATTTTTTGTTTCAACCGGACAAGGTGATCTATTCGGGTATATCAGAAATTCTTTATATTCAGCCCGATGATCTGTTGAGAATCGAATCCAAGTTCGTTCACTGGAAAAAATGGATCGTCGATCTCAAACGCGAAAATCACCTTTTCCACGTTTCGAAACTTAGGCCTTCTCGAAAAGAGCTTTTGGATTTTCTTTCTTCGGTCGAATTATTGTTTCATCTCGATAAGACGACATTGTCCGATTTGGAATCTCGAATGGAATGGCTCGTGATACCGGGCGGTGAAATCCTTCTTAAACAAGGCGATATCGGCGATTCCATGTTTATCCTCGTTTCCGGAAGACTTTCTTGGATCGTTCACTCGAAAAACGGCGAGGTGCTCGCGGAAGGAGAATTGGGAAAAGGAGACATCATCGGCGAGATGGCTCTTTTGAGTGGAGACAAACGCTCCGCGACCGTGATCTCATTGAGAACGAGCCAAGTAGTAAGAATCTCAAGAGATGACTTTCGTAAAAGTTTTTCAAATTCTCCGGACGCCCTGTTTCAAATTACGGGAACGATCGCTCATCGTCTCGGCGAGGAACGCCACAAAAGATTTCAAAAGGCGAATTCAGTTCGGACTGTTTCTGTTTTTCCTCTCGCAGTGGACAGGAATTCTTCCGATCAGTTTTTTCGATCTCTCCGGAACGGATTAAAATCATTCGGAAAAACGATTCTTGTAGATCCGGAATCCTTCCACAAAGTCAGAGCAAAGTCTTCCTCAAAAGGCGCCAAAGTTTCGCAGAACTATCGGATCTCGGATTTGGTTCATTGGTTTTACGAGCTGGAGAAATATTATGAAAAACTAATATTTAAAACGGAGCTGAATCAACCAGGCTGGAGAGAAACCTGTTTTCGTCAGTCAGATCGGATTCTTATTCTAATCGATCCCGATCGGAGTCCGAGTCTGGACTTTGCAACCGCACAGACTTTGTTGCCGGGAGAAATCCAAAAAGAAATCGTCTTCTTGATCGATTCTAAATTCGAAAACTGGAAAAGAATCGAATCGATTCTTCAGGAGTTTCACGGGATCGCACATAGTATCGTTCGCCGTGACGTTCCTGCCGACTTCGGAAGACTTTCTAGGAAGCTTACCGGCAATAGTATCGGAGTCGCTCTTGCCGGCGGTGGTGCAAAAGGTTTCGCTCATCTCGGTCTTCTCAAGTGTTTCGAAGAGAACGATATTCCGGTGGATATGATTTCAGGGACGAGCGCCGGCTCGATCATGGGCGGGTTGTTTGCGATGGGTCTTGACTCTTCGGAAATTCTTCCTCTCATTCGAGACTTTTGGTTGGATAGAAATATTCTCGGAGATTTCACTTTTCCATTTGTTTCTCTCGTTCGCGGGAAACGTTATTCCAACGCGATTCACGAATTTTTTAAGGATAGAAATATCGAGACACTTCCGATTCCTTTTTATGCGATCGCTTGTAATCTAACCAAAGCGGAGAGGAAAGTTTTTGACAAAGGATTGCTCTGGAAAGCCGTTCGATCCAGCACTTCCATTCCCGGTATTTTTCCTCCTTTTTCCGAAAACGGAGAACTCTTTGTCGACGGCGGTTTGCTCGACAATCTTCCCGGTTCCATCTTAAAGGAGAAGGGCGCTGGAATTCTTATCTCGGTCGATCTCGGCGGTGGAGGTCAGATTGATAAGGATTTGACGTATCAAAATTTTCTCGGCCCCCAGTATTTGGGAGAAGCACCTTCCTTTTTGAGAATTTTCTTTCATCATCTTTCCAGACAGAGTTTAAAGAGCAAATATCCCGGATTAGCCGAGATTATGATGCGTTCCCTGATGCTTTCGAGCAAAAATACGTTAAACCGAACAAGGGACAATTCGGATCTCTATATCGAACTTCCGGTGGGGGGCTACTCAACCTTCGATTGGGACCAATTTCAGAAATTATACGATATCGGCTATCAAACCGGAAAAGAGAAGGTTCACTTCTGGAAAAACGAAATTAGGAAAAAACTATATTCTAAATAACCGTTTTTTAATTGAAATCCGTGTTTGGTTGAAGTTAGAATTGTCCTTCTTTAGAAGCAGACATGCCATCGCTCAGATTCAAAACCTTGGAAGAATTCTCGACCGAGATTCCTTCCTTTCACGAAAGTATTTGCATTCTCGAAGAACGTTCGAGTGGGAGAATTTTATTCTCCCGGGAGTGTTCCCGATTTTGGGAACTTCAGCTCTTTGATACGGCTCCGACCGGTTTTTCTTCCTTCCTGATCCACTTTCACGATAAGATACGAAATTATGCGGAGTTCTCCGAAAACGTTCTCAAAAATAACATTCAAGAATCTATATATTTTGAAACTCTAATATATAAAGACTGGATTCTTCGTCTTTTTTGGAAGGACGTCCTGAAAGAAGGAGCGTATCGGATTCGCCTCTATACCTTCGAAGTGTTGGCGAGAGAAGGAGAATTGGAAGAATCCGAAAAGCACAAAGGTGTCGAAAGTATATTTTATAAACTTCCTCAACCCGCTATTCTATTCGATCCTTCCACACTCAAGATTCTTTCCGCAAACGACGCGGCGATCTATCTCTACGGGTACTCGAGAAACGAATTCGGGTCCTTGGGCCTACTCGACATTCGTCCGGAAGAGGACCGTGCGGACTTGGACGTCGTTTTAAAAGGTTTCGCGAGCGAGAACGGAATTCAATCCAGGGGAATTTGGAGACACTGGAGAAAGGACAAAAAAATTCTTTATATGAAGATCTCCGCAAACCGGATCGTCTACGGAGATTCCTTCGCCGTTTTAGCGGTTCTTTCCAACGTATCCGATGTTGTGGAAACGAATTACGCTCTAAAGCAAAACAGGGATGAAAAACAATCGATCATTGAAAGTATGTCTGATCGATATTTCTCACTTTCCAAAGATTGGAGATTTATTTCAGCTAACAAACACTCTTTGATCACGTTAGGAAAGACGAAAGAGGAATTGATCGGTAAAAACATATGGGATCTTTATCCGGAGGCGGGCGCCCAATTCTTTCGTGAAAAATACGAACTTGCGGCGTTCTCACGCAAACCCGTTCTTTTCGAATTCAAAAACGAACATACAGGAAACATTATAGAATTCAGAGTCTTTCCCTTTGAGGAAGGTCTCTCCGTCTTTTTTCAGGACATCACCGAGGTCCGGAGAAGGGAAACGGAACAAAACATTCTCAAAGAGATTTCTATGAGAATTCCGAAGGCATCGACGGTAAAGGAATCGTTTGAAATTCTATTCGAGGTTATATGCAGAGAAACTTCCTGGAAATTCGCACAAACGTGGAAATACCAAAACGGAGAATTGATCCTGGAGGAGAACGCTTCCTGGCATTCCGTCGATTCTACTTTTTTGAGATATCGGATTCTTTCCTTTGATACGAAGTTCAAACCCGGAGACGGTCTGATCGGAAAGGTATTTTCGACGGATAAAACGTATTTCTCGGGAGACATTCAAAAGGAAACCGACTTCAAAAGAACCAGGCAGGCGATTCAATCCGGAGTCCGTTCCTGGATCGCAGTTCCTCTAAAGACCGGGCACGAAAGTTACGTATTGGAATTCTGCACTCACATAAAAATCGATTCAGGAGAATCTTATATTCAAATGTTTGAATTGATTTCCGATCAGATCGAAGTGTTATTCCGGAATAAGGAAGCCGAGGAGGAGAAGGACCAATTTTTTAAACTTTCAGGAGATATGTTTCAAATTTCCGCGCCTGACGGAAAGGTCATCGAGCGAAATCAGGCGTGGGAGGAAATTTTAGGATATTCGACTGAAGAATTGTCTAAGTTCGATATATCGGAAATCATTTATCCGGATGATCGGGAGAAGATGATCAAAATCAGAGACAAGTTTAGAAAAGATCAACAGAATATTTCCGAAATTCTTCGCTATGTCGCCAAGGACGGACAGGTGAAGAGCATTCTTTGGAAGGTCACCTTTTCGAAGGAACATCGTCTGGTTTATACGACCGGTAAAGACATCACGGATATGCAAAAAACGCAGTTACAACTGGAGACTCTTGCGAAGGAATTAAAACGTTCGAACGCGGACCTGGAAGATTTTGCGTTCATCGCCTCTCATGATCTTCAAGAACCTCTTCGGAAAATCATGGCTTTTGGCGATCGTCTTTTAAAGAAGAATGCGAAGCTGGATCCGGAATCGTTGGACTATTTGCAGAGAATGGCTTCTTCCGCAAACAGGCTTTCCAAATTGATAGAAGGACTTCTTTCCTATTCCAGAATCAAAACAAGAGCGAAGCCGTTTCGAAATTCCGATTTGACCAAGGTCTTAAAAGAAACGATCGGAGATCTTGAAATTTATATCAAAGAAAAAAACGCGAAGGTCGTCGACTGTAAGGTAGGATTTGCTCGTTGTGACCCCGCACAGATCGGGATGGTTTTTCAGAATTTGATCAAGAACGGTTTGAAATTTAATAAGAGTAAAATTCCGGAGGTGATCATTCAATGTGTTCCCCACCCGACGGAGCGGAAATGGATTCAGATTACTTTTTTCGATAACGGAATCGGCTTTGACAAAAAACACGAAGAGAAGATATTTACGCTCTTTCAAAGACTTCACGCAAGGGAAGACTTTGAAGGCAACGGGATCGGACTCGCTGTTTGTAAAAAGATCATCGAACTTCACGGAGGAAGAATTTACGCTCAGAGCAAGCTCGGTGAAGGGTCCACTTTTTACGTGGATCTTCCGGGCGTTCTGAATACGGAATGGATCGTATGAAATTGGAGACAAAAAAACATAGTTCCATTCACATTCTCGTCGCAGAGGACGATCCAGATGATCGTCTTTTGATGACGGAAGGCTTTCGCGAAAACAATTTGATCAATCCCCTTCATTTCGTGAAGGATGGAGAAGAACTAATCGATTTTCTAAAGAATCAAGGAGAATATTCTGATATTCTAAAGTATCCCCGTCCTGGATTTATTCTGCTGGATCTCAATATGCCGAGGATGGACGGAAGGGAAGTTTTAAGGACGATTAAATCGATGCCCGAATTCAAAAAAATTCCCGTCATTGTTCTTACCACTTCCAGAGAAGAGGAAGATATGTTGCAGACCTACGATTTGGGAGCGAATTCGTTCATCCGAAAGCCGGTGGAATTTAGCGCCTTTATGGAAACGATCCGAGCGCTCGGAGAATATTGGCTGGAAATCGTGGAGCTTCCGGATGTCTGATCTCTTTTTGGATGAGATTCCCATCTTTCTCGTAGAAGACGACGAAGAGGATGCGATTCTTTTCCGAGAATATTTAAACGATATTCCATTTCCTAAATATGTCCTAACAAGATACAAGGACGGCCCCTCTGCTTTAGATGCATTGCGTTCGAGAGGGCGTTTGGAGAATGAAATTTATGTAATCGATCAGTTTCTCGGAGGGCAAACAGGGCTTTCTTTGTTAAACGACATACAAACAATCGCAGGAAGCGTTTCTGCGATTTTGGTTTCCGGGCTTTCCAAAGAGGAAATCGAAACGGTCGCAAAAGAATCGGGATTTACCGGATTTTTGGAAAAAAAATATCTTTCCGCGAGTTTACTCTCGAAGGAATTTTTAAGGATTCAATTCGGAGGTTCGAGCAAAGTTTCTTCCGCCGAAAAACTCTCTGAAGAAGAACTCCGCGTATTGAGAATGGATACGATCGCTCAGTTCGGAGGAGGAATCGCACACGATTTTAATAATATTCTAAACATCATCATCGCCAATCTGGATCTTTTGGAAATGCAGTCTAAAGAACAACCGGAAGTATTGAATCGAATTCGTTCCGCTCAAAATGCGGTGATGAGAGCCGCCGATGTAAATAAGAAACTGCTAAACTTTTCCAGAAAACAATCTCTGCACCAAGAACTGACGAATCCGAACGATTTAATATCCGATTTCCTAAAAAACCAGTTAGGGATGATTCCGAAAAACGTTCGAGTTCTCTTTGAGTCCGAGGGAAGGGAAGATCGTTGTCTTTTGGATCATTCCGAATTTGCGATTTGCCTTACTCAGCTTTTACAAAATGCGGTGGAAGCTCTGGAAACTAAGGAAGGCGAGATCTTGGTGGAGACGATCCGCGTTGTTTCCGATTCCAGAAATAGAATCTCCGG harbors:
- a CDS encoding ATP-binding protein — its product is MSDLFLDEIPIFLVEDDEEDAILFREYLNDIPFPKYVLTRYKDGPSALDALRSRGRLENEIYVIDQFLGGQTGLSLLNDIQTIAGSVSAILVSGLSKEEIETVAKESGFTGFLEKKYLSASLLSKEFLRIQFGGSSKVSSAEKLSEEELRVLRMDTIAQFGGGIAHDFNNILNIIIANLDLLEMQSKEQPEVLNRIRSAQNAVMRAADVNKKLLNFSRKQSLHQELTNPNDLISDFLKNQLGMIPKNVRVLFESEGREDRCLLDHSEFAICLTQLLQNAVEALETKEGEILVETIRVVSDSRNRISGLENGNYFLLKITDTGIGIREENVEKIFEPFYTTKPKGKSSGLGLPMVYGFVKRSKGQIFFQSELKVGTEFYLYLPIIELESDPIFKDQNSKIRSQEIIYFCKDGRFADWIVYSLKSLGFVTYKVIDFENFNSKFRNLERAMCYLSETWQTSFSEWRDFAVKAKRTNSKIEINYFSGSEGSDEFENSFAIRWPISRKSLENHFDRM
- a CDS encoding response regulator, translated to MKLETKKHSSIHILVAEDDPDDRLLMTEGFRENNLINPLHFVKDGEELIDFLKNQGEYSDILKYPRPGFILLDLNMPRMDGREVLRTIKSMPEFKKIPVIVLTTSREEEDMLQTYDLGANSFIRKPVEFSAFMETIRALGEYWLEIVELPDV
- a CDS encoding PAS domain S-box protein codes for the protein MPSLRFKTLEEFSTEIPSFHESICILEERSSGRILFSRECSRFWELQLFDTAPTGFSSFLIHFHDKIRNYAEFSENVLKNNIQESIYFETLIYKDWILRLFWKDVLKEGAYRIRLYTFEVLAREGELEESEKHKGVESIFYKLPQPAILFDPSTLKILSANDAAIYLYGYSRNEFGSLGLLDIRPEEDRADLDVVLKGFASENGIQSRGIWRHWRKDKKILYMKISANRIVYGDSFAVLAVLSNVSDVVETNYALKQNRDEKQSIIESMSDRYFSLSKDWRFISANKHSLITLGKTKEELIGKNIWDLYPEAGAQFFREKYELAAFSRKPVLFEFKNEHTGNIIEFRVFPFEEGLSVFFQDITEVRRRETEQNILKEISMRIPKASTVKESFEILFEVICRETSWKFAQTWKYQNGELILEENASWHSVDSTFLRYRILSFDTKFKPGDGLIGKVFSTDKTYFSGDIQKETDFKRTRQAIQSGVRSWIAVPLKTGHESYVLEFCTHIKIDSGESYIQMFELISDQIEVLFRNKEAEEEKDQFFKLSGDMFQISAPDGKVIERNQAWEEILGYSTEELSKFDISEIIYPDDREKMIKIRDKFRKDQQNISEILRYVAKDGQVKSILWKVTFSKEHRLVYTTGKDITDMQKTQLQLETLAKELKRSNADLEDFAFIASHDLQEPLRKIMAFGDRLLKKNAKLDPESLDYLQRMASSANRLSKLIEGLLSYSRIKTRAKPFRNSDLTKVLKETIGDLEIYIKEKNAKVVDCKVGFARCDPAQIGMVFQNLIKNGLKFNKSKIPEVIIQCVPHPTERKWIQITFFDNGIGFDKKHEEKIFTLFQRLHAREDFEGNGIGLAVCKKIIELHGGRIYAQSKLGEGSTFYVDLPGVLNTEWIV
- a CDS encoding patatin-like phospholipase family protein, encoding MTRSSNHSFESQKKLLKAFRGFRAKTSSHFPSGKDTKTEESIGKSLRSIHWTYETPSLGIVPEGSLCLVLAGKIEERLLNTEERSLILRDLFPGDYFLFQPDKVIYSGISEILYIQPDDLLRIESKFVHWKKWIVDLKRENHLFHVSKLRPSRKELLDFLSSVELLFHLDKTTLSDLESRMEWLVIPGGEILLKQGDIGDSMFILVSGRLSWIVHSKNGEVLAEGELGKGDIIGEMALLSGDKRSATVISLRTSQVVRISRDDFRKSFSNSPDALFQITGTIAHRLGEERHKRFQKANSVRTVSVFPLAVDRNSSDQFFRSLRNGLKSFGKTILVDPESFHKVRAKSSSKGAKVSQNYRISDLVHWFYELEKYYEKLIFKTELNQPGWRETCFRQSDRILILIDPDRSPSLDFATAQTLLPGEIQKEIVFLIDSKFENWKRIESILQEFHGIAHSIVRRDVPADFGRLSRKLTGNSIGVALAGGGAKGFAHLGLLKCFEENDIPVDMISGTSAGSIMGGLFAMGLDSSEILPLIRDFWLDRNILGDFTFPFVSLVRGKRYSNAIHEFFKDRNIETLPIPFYAIACNLTKAERKVFDKGLLWKAVRSSTSIPGIFPPFSENGELFVDGGLLDNLPGSILKEKGAGILISVDLGGGGQIDKDLTYQNFLGPQYLGEAPSFLRIFFHHLSRQSLKSKYPGLAEIMMRSLMLSSKNTLNRTRDNSDLYIELPVGGYSTFDWDQFQKLYDIGYQTGKEKVHFWKNEIRKKLYSK
- a CDS encoding EAL domain-containing protein — protein: MNFLKSERESAANLSGKIRCSFKGEYIELDPSIEEELIAFPDLKAKLLNIVESISQFSHQNKNNATTFELFMEIVSESEQTYHLYSLVHHKKEEITFELTKIPAVPNSKVKLITIKQRINAHKAEFKTFLGKSRSAFFLIEIQFVSVKGIPEPEIESFEQVFMDLSTEIFTLTNGNTKIIRYSQNKILVIIPVENERFNLSALSKQIISIMDYPLSHNETELFFKISIGAYLMKDQKESFKKIRSKLTESLKKAAKYPFSHYILGEQEEEIERQKAIQLYSSLKNSIFNEELILKYQPILNSKSKKIEFLETLTRWVHSVNGNISPEIFIPIAESSGLILTIGEWVMKNAISEIAILKKISGIDPDCKLTINVSPIQINQKDITEQLLKLVRRHETTPDKILVEITETSIDTDDSYAIDRLKEQAQTLHLEGFQIAIDDFGKGHSNFSRLEQIPSDIVKIDKNLVFGALRDPAKTKILTSIVGIIHTMGKKVILEGIENQDYEKIAIDTGADYLQGYHYYYPMNIGGLSKVFENELNVNPRLQSSKY